The DNA segment ATGAACTGTACAACAACAAAGTCTGCACCGGAGAAGAAAGTGCCAGGTGCAGAGTTTGTGCTGATAAACGAATGCAGTCAATTGGTTATCAGATAGTCGTTGACCGGGGCGACATGAAATCTTTCTGAGACAGGAATCAGGTTGCCTTTCCGATATTGCTGATGGATTTTATAACAGTTTCTGTATTTGAACTGAGGTTTCCTGCTGCAGTTTCAACAGATTTTGTTTCGTCACGCATCTGTGCAAGGCTTTCCAGAAGACGTCCGTTTGTTTCTGTCTGTTCTGTCATTGAACTTTTAACGGTAAGTTCATGCTCCTTCATGCGGCTTGCAAGAGTAACTACATTCTCAAATTCTTTCTGGGCAACCCCTGAAGTTGTATAAGCATCGTCAATCATCTGTTTTATTCTTTTAAGAACATTGTTTATCTGACGGGCTTCTTCTCCTGAATCTTCTGCGAGTTTTCTTATTTCGTCTGATACTACGCTGAATCCTGCTCCGACTTCTCCTGCATGAGCGGCTTCAATAGCGGCATTCATGGCAAGCATGTTTGTCTGTTCAGAAATCTGTCCTACCATTTCACTCATCTCGACCAGCTGATCAGATTCATTTTCAATGTCACTTACAAGTGAAGAAACCTGGGCAAGACTTGTACGGCCGCTTTGTGTTGCGTTTTCAAGATCTGTAACTATCTGATAGTTGTTTTCGATTATGTTTGTGATTGATTTTATTTTAGAAATCATGTCTTCAATTTCAGAAGAAGACGTGTTTACATTATTTGCCATTGTGCCGGTAATGTTTACAAGGGAAGCAACGTCTTTCTTTGTCTGATTAAGCATTTCTACGCTTTCTTCTGTAATGCGTGTAATTGCTTTTTTCAGTTCTGATGCATGGTTGTCTTTTGCCCGTTTGAGAACATAGTGGTGGCAGTTTTCTGGTTTGTTAAGTCCGTTAAAAATTGCTACAGCCATCTGCTCGCAGCTGTGGTATCCGCAGGCGCCGCAGTCGTACATGTCTTTAGTACTGTACTTTTCCATCTGTTTCAGGATTTCCTGTAATTCCTGATGGTTTGGTGTTTTTATTTTTGCGCGGAGAACTTCACTTCTGTCTGTATATTTTCTTTCGTAAAGTCCTTCCTTCCAGTATTCATCGATTTTTTTGTTGAGTTTTTTTATTGCGAATTTCTTTCCAAAAGAATTCAGGGTGTTCCATCTGAGTTTTCTTTCTTGTGCACGATTTTCTACAAGGCTTTCCAGTTCATCAAGAGAAAGATGCTGGTTTGTAGTTCCTGCTCCACGGTTACAGCCTTTTCCGCAGTTAAGGCAGTCAATAAGTTTAAAAAGAGGCTTTTTTCCGTCTGTAACCTGATTTGCAAGATTTGCCAGGTATTCAAAAACTTCAGGAGCGCCTTCTATTTTTCTGGTCTGCTGACTTATTCCCGGAACAAATCGTTCTGCTGTCCGCATAAGACCACCTGGAGTTGAGTAAAGTACGGCACGTTCTGCTGGAGGATTGTCATATTCAGTTTTAGGGAATTTTGAAAGATCGATATTATTTTCCCTGAAATATTTATCCAGGTTTTTCATTGTAACGTTAAAATCACCACGGCCGTTTTCGTCAAATTCCCGGCGTTTTGCAAAGCATGGAGAAATTGCAGCGATTTTGCAGTTTTTGTATTCAGGATAAAAATTACGTATCAGTTCTACGGTATGTGCCATAGGACTGTCGCCTTTTGCAAGATATTTAATGAGTTCAGGTTTGTATGTTTCTATGAATGTAACCAGTGCAGGGCAAGGCTGAGAAATCATGAGCATCGGATTCTCTTTTTTCATCTGTTCAACGTAAGTTTTTGTAGTAAGTTCTGCACCGAAACTTACATCGAATACTGCCTTTACACCAATAGATTTTAACCAGCCGTTAAGTTCAAGGTCTTTATTTTTAAAATTAACGGCAACAGCAGGTGCTACGATTGCAACAATATTTTCTTTATTTTTAAGAGCGTCAAAGAAAAGGTCAGTATCATCAATACCGGTCCTGGCTTCATGGGTACAGGCTTCAATACAGACTCCGCATCCTATACAGAGTTCATGATTGATAGATACATAATCTCCGGATCCGTTGTTACAAAGTTTAACCGGACAAACTGCAATGCATCTGTGACAGTTGCAGCATTTATCTTTGTCGACATTAATAACAGGTGTAAGATTTTTCACAGCCGTCTTCCTTAGTAGTAGTAATAATCCATTCCTTCAATGATATTCCTAAATGAAACAAAATTCAATTTTAACAGAAAATTTACCTATTAATATGGGTAAAGTTAAGTTTTTCTTTTTCGGTTTATTTCCAAAAAATCAGTTCTGCCCCCGAGTTGAAAAATTTATGCTGAGGTCTTATATTTTTTATATGGCTGTATACAATACTACTTCACTTAATGCAGATGAATTTATCA comes from the Treponema rectale genome and includes:
- a CDS encoding [Fe-Fe] hydrogenase large subunit C-terminal domain-containing protein, coding for MKNLTPVINVDKDKCCNCHRCIAVCPVKLCNNGSGDYVSINHELCIGCGVCIEACTHEARTGIDDTDLFFDALKNKENIVAIVAPAVAVNFKNKDLELNGWLKSIGVKAVFDVSFGAELTTKTYVEQMKKENPMLMISQPCPALVTFIETYKPELIKYLAKGDSPMAHTVELIRNFYPEYKNCKIAAISPCFAKRREFDENGRGDFNVTMKNLDKYFRENNIDLSKFPKTEYDNPPAERAVLYSTPGGLMRTAERFVPGISQQTRKIEGAPEVFEYLANLANQVTDGKKPLFKLIDCLNCGKGCNRGAGTTNQHLSLDELESLVENRAQERKLRWNTLNSFGKKFAIKKLNKKIDEYWKEGLYERKYTDRSEVLRAKIKTPNHQELQEILKQMEKYSTKDMYDCGACGYHSCEQMAVAIFNGLNKPENCHHYVLKRAKDNHASELKKAITRITEESVEMLNQTKKDVASLVNITGTMANNVNTSSSEIEDMISKIKSITNIIENNYQIVTDLENATQSGRTSLAQVSSLVSDIENESDQLVEMSEMVGQISEQTNMLAMNAAIEAAHAGEVGAGFSVVSDEIRKLAEDSGEEARQINNVLKRIKQMIDDAYTTSGVAQKEFENVVTLASRMKEHELTVKSSMTEQTETNGRLLESLAQMRDETKSVETAAGNLSSNTETVIKSISNIGKAT